One bacterium genomic window, GAAAAGGATTCATCACTCACCGCCATAAGAAATATGTGTTATGAATAATATGTCTGCTGACCTTCTGCTGCGGTTTCTATCGAGCGAATTTATCGGAAATGTGTGTGCGTAACTGTTCGTCCTCCGCCGGTATATGGCATATGATTATTTATTGTCTTTGTCAACGGTTTCCCATAGATCAAGCTGAAGCCACCGTTCAAGAGCGACTTTCAGATCCTCGCCAAGGAGTCCGATATTAAGCGCGGCTGCCAGAAGCTCGATGGTATTGCCGGGCTTCATCCCCCGCTGGAGGTTTTCGATAGCGCCAAAAACCTCGCTTTTGAACTCCTTGATGGTGAGATCCTCAATTTCCGCTATTCTGTCACGCTCGCTCATATCCGACCCTTTCAAGGATGAGACGTGTGAAGACAATTTACATTCTTCGTTATATCAGAGCAACAATATTTTATTTCATGCTGATATAATGCGCCGACAGTTTTTCACTCGCGTCATCGGCATCGGCATTTTTATATAATAACAGATACTCCGATGCCATTTACAATTTGCTTACCGGTCTGATACAATATATCTTTGAAGCTACTATACGCCATGTACGGAATATCTCGGCCACCGTATACATAAACAATCCCGGACTTTTAAGGAGGTTTCATGAAAGCTGTTATACTTGCAGCCGGCAAGGGTACGCGAATGAAGGAATTGACAAAAATAATACCCAAGCCGATGGTACATATAAAAAACAAGCCGATGCTTGAATATATCGTATCATATATACGAAAAGCAGGTATTACCGATTTCGGGATCGTTGTCGGCTATCAGCAGTCCGTCGTTCAGGATTATTTCGGGGATGGATCGCCATTCGGAGTTTCTATCACCTATATCGAGCAGGAGGTTCAGAACGGTACAGGCGCAGCCCTCGATCTCGCCCGTGACTACACAGGCGGGGATCCGTTCTTCTTCAGCTTCGGCGATGTTATTACCCCTGCCGAAAATTACCGTGGAATGATCGACAGTTACTCTCTGACATCGT contains:
- a CDS encoding nucleotidyltransferase family protein, producing MKAVILAAGKGTRMKELTKIIPKPMVHIKNKPMLEYIVSYIRKAGITDFGIVVGYQQSVVQDYFGDGSPFGVSITYIEQEVQNGTGAALDLARDYTGGDPFFFSFGDVITPAENYRGMIDSYSLTSCDVLLGLNVVDDPYRGAAVYIDRDNTIVRMVEKPPMGTSTTNLNNAGLMVLSPVVFDYTSRLKLSPRGENELTEIFGMLRVDGQLLRAYVLTRNWKDVGTP